The sequence ACCACAGGGTGGCCAGACCGCGGGCGCGGCCACCGCGGGGCGGCCAGGACGCAGGCCGGCCAGGNNNNNNNNNNNNNNNNNNNNNNNNNNNNNNNNNNNNNNNNNNNNNNNNNNNNNNNNNNNNNNNNNNNNNNNNNNNNNNNNNNNNNNNNNNNNNNNNNNNNNNNNNNNNNNNNNNNNNNNNNNNNNNNNNNNNNNNNNNNNNNNNNNNNNNNNNNNNNNNNNNNNNNNNNNNNNNNNNNNNNNNNNNNNNNNNNNNNNNNNNNNNNNNNNNNNNNNNNNNNNNNNNNNNNNNNNNNNNNNNNNNNNNNNNNNNNNNNNNNNNNNNNNNNNNNNNNNNNNNNNNNNNNNNNNNNNNNNNNNNNNNNNNNNNNNNNNNNNNNNNNNNNNNNNNNNNNNNNNNNNNNNNNNNNNNNNNNNNNNNNNNNNNNNNNNNNNNNNNNNNNNNNNNNNNNNNNNNNNNNNNNNNNNNNNNNNNNNNNNNNNNNNNNNNNNNNNNNNNNNNNNNNNNNNNNNNNNNNNNNNNNNNNNNNNNNNNNNNNNNNNNNNNNNNNNNNNNNNNNNNNNNNNNNNNNNNNNNNNNNNNNNNNNNNNNNNNNNNNNNNNNNNNNNNNNNNNNNNNNNNNNNNNNNNNNNNNNNNNNNNNNNNNNNNNNNNNNNNNNNNNNNNNNNNNNNNNNNNNNNNNNNNNNNNNNNNNNNNNNNNNNNNNNNNNNNNNNNNNNNNNNNNNNNNNNNNNNNNNNNNNNNNNNNNNNNNNNNNNNNNNNNNNNNNNNNNNNNNNNNNNNNNNNNNNNNNNNNNNNNNNNNNNNNNNNNNNNNNNNNNNNNNNNNNNNNNNNNNNNNNNNNNNNNNNNNNNNNNNNNNNNNNNNNNNNNNNNNNNNNNNNNNNNNNNNNNNNNNNNNNNNNNNNNNNNNNNNNNNNNNNNNNNNNNNNNNNNNNNNNNNNNNNNNNNNNNNNNNNNNNNNNNNNNNNNNNNNNNNNNNNNNNNNNNNNNNNNNNNNNNNNNNNNNNNNNNNNNNNNNNNNNNNNNNNNNNNNNNNNNNNNNNNNNNNNNNNNNNNNNNNNNNNNNNNNNNNNNNNNNNNNNNNNNNNNNNNNNNNNNNNNNNNNNNNNNNNNNNNNNNNNNNNNNNNNNNNNNNNNNNNNNNNNNNNNNNNNNNNNNNNNNNNNNNNNNNNNNNNNNNNNNNNNNNNNNNNNNNNNNNNNNNNNNNNNNNNNNNNNNNNNNNNNNNNNNNNNNNNNNNNNNNNNNNNNNNNNNNNNNNNNNNNNNNNNNNNNNNNNNNNNNNNNNNNNNNNNNNNNNNNNNNNNNNNNNNNNNNNNNNNNNNNNNNNNNNNNNNNNNNNNNNNNNNGCGGGGAGCGTCGGCGGCCTCCCAGCGGATCGTGGAGGCGTTGGCGCGCGGCGACTCGAAGGAGGCCGGTGAGCGAGATGCCACGGCGACTCGATGCTAGCTCGACCAGGTGTACGAGGTCACCGTCCACTACATATTAGTTTAGGGTCTTTTAGGTTTTAGTTCAACAAAAGAAATATTGTCCGGTTTATGTGAATTATGTCCGGACTTATGTTAGTTTGAATGTATTCCGTCTTGTTTGCTAAATTATGTACAAATTAAATTGTATTCCGGGCGGAGGGTGACAACAGACGTTGGATGTCCACTGAAACAATGAACAATAATTATGTGGGTTCAACTTTGTTTTTAGTTGTCTTCCAGTCAGGAAATACAAAACAAATTACAAATATTCTTTTGAGGTATTGCTAGTACTTGTATTTAATCTGCAGGTACATCCAATCATAATGAGGAGAACATTTAGATGAGTATTTGTATTTGTGAATTCAACCCTTCATCGGGTATTGCTAGTCTTGTACAAGTAAGCTCGATTTATGAACTcttgtttttttttgcgggtggatTTATGAACTCTTGTTGATGCACTGGCATGTGAACGTGAACGCTACAAAATGGTTGGATGAATATCAATTAGCaataattcatatatatatatatatatatatatatatattagttggACAAATTGTTCTTTCAATTTGGGCAAAACAGACCAAACGGTGCTGTCGTTGGGCTCGCCGCTGGGCTGATGGGATGGGATGTGATCGGCGAGACGTTGCGTGGCAGCATCTGGCGTCCACCACCACCCTGCCACTCTGCCCCTGCGTGCTGCGTCGTTGCATGGTAAACGAGCGAGAGCAAAAAAGTAGTTGCCGTTTGGGTGTAACAAGAGTAGCACAGTAGTGGTTGGGAGGAAAAAGATGGGCACGGTCGTCTCTCCCTGCAACATGCACAGCGGCTGACCATAAGAGTCCAAGCGTTGCCTGCTGCCGGAAAGAAAGGTGGCGAAAGCAAAGGTTGCAGGGGCGCGTGGGATGCCGCGCGCGGTGACGTCTGCTCTCAACCGGCGCCGTGGCGTGGGTTGTACGCGGACTGTTTTCGCGCGGGTATGTACGGTAGTGCACGGAACGGGACGGGTCGGGAGATTTGTCCGTTGGGGATCAACGGGACGGGCGCGTGCGATGAGAGTGGTGGCCGGCGTCTGGCGCTCTAGCTGGCTCTCATCGTATACaaggcagggcagggcagggcagtGGGACGTGACGGTAACACACAGCGGCTGCGAAACGGGAGTAGAACAAGAGTCTCTTGGAGGCGCAAAGAGGAAGAAAGGCAAGTGAGGGAATGGAATGGAAGGGGGCAGTTTCGTCCTGATAAAATCCCACCGCGACCGACCGAAGGGAGGCGAGGCAGCACGAATCCCCTGGCGGGCGGGGTGGGTCTCCAATGGGCGGGTCATCCATTCCATTCCACCACCGGCCCTGGCATTGCATGGCAACCCAACCGTGCTTCGATTTTTGTCCTGACCAGTTTCTTGCTCTGCGTCCTCCCCATCAACCACCCCTACAGTTGCTCCTGGTACGTGGCTTTTTTTGGGGATTGGGGGACACACGCCCATCTGCCTTTTGGCCCCACAGGACCCCCTCACGTGACCATGGCAAAGGAGGAAGCAATGGTGGGCATCAGCAAAGTGCAAGAAAAAGTGTGTCTTTCATTTTGGGTCCCGATAACTgtcacacgtgtggtgtatcgggtagTTGTGCCACACGTCTTGTGTGGCATGGACACAGGCGGAGGACCCGGTAGGGCGAGGCTGGGCGGCCGCCCTACCTTGATTTGGCCCGTAACTTTCTATACGCAGCATCGATCGTACGCATGGATTTACACATGGGACGAAAATATAAAGAAGAAAAAGGAGGGCCTGGTCGCTGTTGAGGCTTGGCCCAACTTACTTGGGCCTGGACATGCTACTTGTCTGTGCATCGTCCCGCATCGATCGACTCCCTTCAAAAAAAACGGTCACGCATCGATCTACAAACAGCAGTTCGTCTGTCCATGGACCAAAACAAACGGGCATCGAGCACAACCACAACACATATTACGCGAGCGAGCGACCAACCCTAGCCCTAGTAGCCATTGCAGCCGGCAGCGCTGGGCGTAGGCGCTTGCATATATAGGTGGCAACTGAGCAGCAGCGGCGTGGCGGCATTGCTAGTGGCCGGGTGACGGGGCGAGATGGTGATTGCCGTTGAAGGGTCCGCCCCACCTCAATTTTTTCCCGTCCTCCGCCACTGGGCATAGACAGCAACCAGGCCACACACctatgtgtgggcaaaacaactaatgcCCACACACATTTTTTTTTCCTCCCGAACCCTCTCGCACGCGTGCGTGTGGACGAAGTTGATAACGCCCATacgcccgtatgtcaggcctcgtatCCTCCTGGTCCCGCACGTGACGCGTGACGCccaccgcgcgcccgcagttgccatggtccagacccccGTTCATGTTgatttaactgcagttgccatgtcgctgaactacggttgccatgtcggacaaccgCAATtgtcatggttgctcaactgcagttgccatgtatggtcttaTCTAATGTAGTTGCCATAATTTCATAACTTTAagagttgccacatactaacactaggcagttgagagagttgccatgtgctcacaagtatgctagggcagttgccatgtaaaatggaagagttgccatctgctaacgtgcacgttagggcagttgccatgtacgtgcacgttggggcagttgccatgtaccatgcaaaaatacatggcaactcggtaaaagagagttgtcatctgcttacgtgcacactaggcagttgccgtgtaccctgcaaaaacacatggcaactcgggtaaaaaaagagagttgccacctgcttataaagcacactaggggcagttgccatgtgcgctgcaaaaacacatggcaactagcagctggggtgtgggagaggagacaggcgtgtgggcgagatggcaaatgctcACACATCAACCCTTGTGCGTGACTAAAAACTGGtgtgtgggtgaactgctaaacgcccacacattGGCCCCTCTGTGTGGTAAAATGAATGTGTGGATgaactatgtcacacaccacacacacgccttgtcctacgtgacacagaaaatcagccagattgtgccaagattcgtgcatatagtactggacggtgatggatgcATGTGATCGAGATGGtcaacacccacacgtgtgggcgttaacatttccgttcaTTTTCCATCAACAAACAAGGCTTTCACCGCGCTGCAGCTTTTGATTTCCTTCCCCCCTTGCTTGATCGGTAATTTAATTCGGTCCAAGGAATTCATTCATCTCCAAGGCTCTGTTTGAATCAGGACCTAGGTTCTACTACGTACTTGTAGTAGTATATCAGCGTTCACCAGCCGCATCTTCTTCTTTTTAGATAGTATACAAGACGGAACCGCTCGTTATTATACCCAACGACAAAACGCAGCCAACATGCACTTAACAAATCCATGCACTACAAGCGCTGCACCACGGTTCATCAACCTATCTACAGTGTTACTCCAGGGACAACAGTACTGAGGGCACCGGCGGAGCTATGTGCATCCCTGCAGGTGCCNNNNNNNNNNNNNNNNNNNNNNNNNNNNNNNNNNNNNNNNNNNNNNNNNNNNNNNNNNNNNNNNNNNNNNNNNNNNNNNNNNNNNNNNNNNNNNNNNNNNNNNNNNNNNNNNNNNNNNNNNNNNNNNNNNNNNNNNNNNNNNNNNNNNNNNNNNNNNNNNNNNNNNNNNNNNNNNNNNNNNNNNNNNNNNNNNNNNNNNNNNNNNNNNNNNNNNNNNNNNNNNNNNNNNNNNNNNNNNNNNNNNNNNNNNNNNNNNNNNNNNNNNNNNNNNNNNNNNNNNNNNNNNNNNNNNNNNNNNNNNNNNNNNNNNNNNNNNNNNNNNNNNNNNNNNNNNNNNNNNNNNNNNNNNNNNNNNNNNNNNNNNNNNNNNNNNNNNNNNNNNNNNNNNNNNNNNNNNNNNNNNNNNNNNCTTTTCTACATAGAGATTTAGATTGGAAAAATAAACATGTTTTCCACTGTCTTTCTCTTTGGCCCCTCCAATCTTCTTggtctagctccgccactgactGAGGGACAACATCAAGATATATAGTCACTGCGATTCGTTGACCAACAACTCCAAAAGACTATGAGTTGATAGGTTTCTTAATTTTGGCCGGTTGATGACTTTGTTGATTCAAAGTTGAATTAGGTCCGGCCCCTATATCGGGCTCGGCTCAGTCTTTTCTCTAAAAAGAATATAACTTGTCGGGTTAATTCATAGAGTGAAAGAAGAAACGACAATGGTTTTTCCAGGTCCACTCGCTGGCAacgaaaaatgaaccaagtgaAGGGGATGCTCGGCCCGCTCGGGTATACGCTAGCACCACCGTCGCCACCCGCCCTCCTTCCCCTTCCCCACTCAGTCCCATACTTTAAAAACCCGGTCCGCCAACCGAACTGACTAGGCTGTGGATTCAGATTTTCACCGGTCAGAACGTCGGCTCAACCAAAGTATTTGAGCTATTAAAAAAAAATTGGCCTCAAATAAAATGTATACACATAATATTGGATCGATACAACACACTAATAAATCGAAAAAATTGTCAGCAAGATCTACTTCAATCTGCCTCTACAGTGCAGTGTTCCACAGCCCCAGAAGAAGAACAATATCTGCAATGTCACTAATGCATTGACTGTATGCAATTCTACTGCTACGAAGTCTAAAGCTACAGAACAATGAATATCATCTACTGACTCAAGGTCTACTAAAGCTACAGAAGACAGTAGGATTTCAAATTCCAAGAGACTTGGTTTGCCAAAAGACGAACACAGCGAGAGAATTACAATTCCTAGATACCAGACTGTAATAAGATACAACCACAGGAACTTCCGCATAAGTTGAACTAACCAGCTTTCCTCGGCAGTTGTCAAACCTATAGTTAGAGTTAAATAAACTTTCCAATCAGAGAGGAATTGATCATACTAGTTATACCGTGAGTTTAGCTTTCCTCATAATTTAACTGATTATGTCGCGACTCCCGCTACAAGGTCTTGAGCGCAGACCCGTCAGGATGCTTTAGTGTCACCCTCGCTAACAGAGAGACAATTCTTTTTATGGGACTCACCACAGCCGCCATACCACTGCTGTCAGTGTTGCGAACGACACCGGAAAGTTCCGCCTTCTTCGCTACTTCATACTTGAGCATATTCCTGTTATCCGTAGCACCAATGGTGATCGTCGAGCCTTCACTGGCCTCACCCTTCACCAGCATTTGGGACAGCTTAGTCATCACATTCTTCTCCAACCATCTCCTTATGGGCCTTGCACCGTACATCTATGAGAGAAGAAGCATGCATGGTTACCAAAACATACACACAGATATGAAAACATGCGACTAATCATGTGTTTAATAAGCTTCAAAAACGAAGTTATGCTTACTGGGTTGTATGATTCCGATAAAATGACATCCAACGCAGCATCACTTGCCAAAAGAGAGATGCCCTTGTCAGCCACCCTGGCAATGACACTCTTCATTTGGATTTTCACAATCTCCTTCAGTTTATCATGCAAAAGCAGCTCAAATACCACAATCTCACTCAGCCTGTTGAGGAACTCAGGTTTGAAGTGTTTCTGAACCTGCACAATGTCATAATGATGAGAAACTCAGGCTTTTAGTGTTTTCTGAGCCTTCACACCAGCAGTCTGGGATTCACAAACCTGTTTCATCAAAAGGTCACGTGCAGCATCCATTGTGATTTCTCCAGCCATTCCTGATGTGAGGTGCTCTGCTCCTAGATTTGAGGTCATAATGATTACGGTATTCTTGAAATCTACCGTCCGTCCTTTGCCATCGGTCAACACACCATCATCAAGAAGTTGAATAAAAATGTTCAACACCGAGGGATCTGCCTTCTCCACCTCATCAAAAAGGATGACACTGTATGGGCGATTCCTAACTTTCTCAGTCAGTTGCCCACCGTCATCATAGCCATCATGGCTTTAAGAAGTTACAAAGAAGAATTAGTATCGATGAAGCTAAAGACTAAGAACTAATGCAATGTTAcaaaatataataaaaattacCTTGGGGGTGCTCCAATGAGGCGCGAAATAGATCCAGTGCCAACATATTCAGACATGTCAAAGCGAACCAACATCTTTTCACTGCCAAATAGCTGTTCGGCGAGAGCTTTTGCAAGCTCTGTCTTTCCAACACCAGTTGAGCCCAAGAAGAGGAAAGATCCTATGGGTTGACCGGGATGATCAAGGCCAGCCATAGAACATAACACTGTTTCAGCAACCAAATTTACCGCTTCATCCTGGCCAACAACTCGCTCATGCAGCCTGTCTGCTAGGTGGATTAACTTATCCTTCTCTTCTTGCTCAAGTGTACAGACAGGAATTCCAGTCCATTGGCTCACAACCTTCAAATGACAACGTTAACGTTAGAATTTGCATGACAAATATTGATTGAAACAGTACATACACATGTTGTTGTGAGGAAAATGCTTACTTGTGCGACATCATTTGGTACAACAGCTGCTTCCTTCATTGGATCTGCAGAGATCGCCCTTTTTATTGTGGCAGTGCACGCCTCATCAATCAGATCAATAGCCTTATCCGGAAATTGCCGACCTATGGTAAAGACAGCAACAAAATCCATTATATATCCATTGTTGACACTCATGGGTGCTATTCGGCATAAAGGAAAATTTTGCAGTGCAGGTTACACCATCAATTTATATGCACAGGCCAGTAAAGATTGTATATCTAGAATTATTTCAACTAAATGTCCACAATGCAACATAAGGGTGCTTCACGGGGCTCTAATTAATATTTTTTCCCTTGAATCGGACATCGCAGTCTATGCAGATAATTTAATTAGCATGTGAACTATGGAGCCTTAAGATGGGGCAGACAATAACCATAAAAGATCATCTATAGTTCTGTACG comes from Triticum aestivum cultivar Chinese Spring chromosome 5B, IWGSC CS RefSeq v2.1, whole genome shotgun sequence and encodes:
- the LOC123113559 gene encoding chaperone protein ClpB — its product is MTGKTVGLVVGRDDEIDRVISILCRKTKNCAALVGHAGVGKTAIAEGLAQRIVTGKVPAALAGARVVEIDLGAMVAGTVMRGMFEERMKSVIKQAENTGSKIILFIDEMHVLPRAGDSHGNTDASSLLKPALARGRIRCVGATTFDGYRNYIEKDPALERRFQKVHIEEPSTQATIGILRGLKQQFEQHHGLEIQDAALVAAAQLAARYITGRQFPDKAIDLIDEACTATIKRAISADPMKEAAVVPNDVAQVVSQWTGIPVCTLEQEEKDKLIHLADRLHERVVGQDEAVNLVAETVLCSMAGLDHPGQPIGSFLFLGSTGVGKTELAKALAEQLFGSEKMLVRFDMSEYVGTGSISRLIGAPPSHDGYDDGGQLTEKVRNRPYSVILFDEVEKADPSVLNIFIQLLDDGVLTDGKGRTVDFKNTVIIMTSNLGAEHLTSGMAGEITMDAARDLLMKQVQKHFKPEFLNRLSEIVVFELLLHDKLKEIVKIQMKSVIARVADKGISLLASDAALDVILSESYNPMYGARPIRRWLEKNVMTKLSQMLVKGEASEGSTITIGATDNRNMLKYEVAKKAELSGVVRNTDSSGMAAVVSPIKRIVSLLARVTLKHPDGSALKTL